In Patescibacteria group bacterium, the following proteins share a genomic window:
- a CDS encoding penicillin-binding transpeptidase domain-containing protein, whose product MQKKLEEIIANRLAKTNLKKASAIIMDPRNGEVLTMISLPAYDDNLFARGISADEYKKLLEDPNRPLFNRAVSGEFPSGSVIKPVIAAAALEEGVVDENTTVLSNGGIRINQWFFPDWKAGGHGVTSVKKALAESVNTFFYYIGGGYENFQGLGVERIDKYGKIFGLDAQTGIDLAGESAGFLPTKEWKEKAKGEKWYIGDTYHVSIGQGDLLVTPLQVAQYTSVFANGGKLYRPHLIRQVLTSEDKIVGNVVSDAVRNLVSEKLVSKKNIEIVREGMRQTVTGGSARSLQSVPVPVAGKTGTAQFSTTKPTHAWFTGFAPYDNPELVITILVEEGGGGDVIAVPIAKEFLEWYYKVYKKPVDASSAEATSTPVMLMPGNNSTSTPK is encoded by the coding sequence ATGCAAAAGAAGCTGGAAGAAATAATCGCTAACCGGCTCGCGAAAACTAATTTGAAAAAAGCCTCGGCCATTATCATGGATCCGCGAAACGGCGAAGTTCTAACTATGATCAGCCTGCCGGCTTATGACGACAACCTTTTCGCGCGGGGCATTTCGGCGGATGAGTATAAAAAATTATTAGAAGATCCGAACCGGCCGCTATTTAACCGCGCTGTTTCCGGCGAGTTTCCTTCCGGCTCGGTTATCAAGCCGGTGATCGCGGCGGCGGCTTTAGAAGAAGGGGTGGTTGATGAAAATACCACCGTCTTATCAAATGGCGGCATCCGGATAAACCAATGGTTCTTTCCCGACTGGAAAGCGGGCGGACATGGCGTAACCAGCGTAAAAAAAGCTTTAGCCGAATCAGTGAACACGTTTTTTTACTATATCGGCGGCGGTTATGAAAATTTCCAGGGGCTCGGAGTGGAGCGGATCGACAAATACGGGAAAATTTTCGGTTTGGACGCGCAAACCGGAATTGATTTAGCCGGCGAATCGGCCGGCTTCTTGCCGACAAAAGAATGGAAGGAAAAAGCTAAAGGGGAAAAATGGTATATTGGCGACACTTATCATGTTTCCATCGGCCAGGGCGATTTGCTAGTTACGCCTTTGCAGGTTGCCCAATATACTTCCGTTTTCGCGAACGGCGGAAAGCTTTACCGCCCGCATCTTATCCGCCAGGTTTTAACTTCTGAAGATAAAATTGTGGGGAATGTCGTAAGCGACGCCGTCCGGAATTTAGTCAGTGAAAAATTGGTTTCGAAAAAAAATATTGAGATTGTCCGCGAAGGCATGCGCCAAACGGTTACGGGCGGATCGGCCCGGAGCCTGCAATCGGTTCCGGTCCCGGTGGCCGGCAAAACCGGAACCGCTCAATTCTCTACTACCAAGCCGACCCATGCCTGGTTTACCGGTTTCGCGCCTTACGACAATCCGGAATTGGTAATTACGATTCTGGTTGAAGAGGGAGGCGGCGGAGATGTTATCGCCGTCCCGATCGCCAAAGAATTTTTGGAATGGTATTACAAAGTTTATAAAAAACCGGTGGATGCCAGTAGTGCCGAAGCCACCTCGACGCCGGTTATGCTTATGCCCGGCAATAATTCGACTTCAACGCCGAAGTAA
- the mreC gene encoding rod shape-determining protein MreC: MSYKTKIAKNKVIVFVAVIGLLIFLHFLKITSPAESVLTYIFNPFFSGFYSFSTSLRTQYNEQMDKRDLVRLMRQMEIERNQLMVDNAKLKTLEDENESLRKYLSFFENNKYQYVMAAIIGQGELSDLGQGITINKGSVDGLSAGLAVMNSQGIIVGKVAEVKDRVSRLVLTTNGQCKFAAAIQNANKTVGITQGDLGLTIKMDYIPQTESIKSGDIIVTSGLEKGIPRGLVIGRISEVKQKSNELWQTAVIEPVINLNELVIVSVLLP; encoded by the coding sequence ATGAGCTATAAAACTAAAATCGCAAAAAATAAAGTAATCGTTTTTGTAGCAGTTATCGGGCTGCTTATTTTTTTGCATTTTTTAAAAATAACTTCGCCCGCCGAGTCGGTTTTAACTTATATTTTCAACCCGTTTTTCTCCGGCTTTTATTCCTTTTCCACCAGCCTCCGGACGCAGTATAACGAGCAGATGGATAAGCGCGACCTTGTAAGGCTTATGCGCCAGATGGAAATCGAGAGAAACCAGCTTATGGTCGACAACGCGAAACTGAAGACTTTGGAGGATGAAAACGAGTCTTTGCGCAAGTATTTGAGTTTTTTCGAAAATAATAAATATCAGTACGTCATGGCGGCGATAATCGGCCAGGGAGAGCTTTCCGATCTGGGGCAGGGAATAACGATAAACAAGGGAAGCGTGGACGGCCTCTCTGCCGGCCTGGCGGTAATGAATTCGCAGGGAATTATCGTCGGTAAAGTGGCGGAAGTGAAAGACCGCGTTTCGCGGCTGGTTTTAACTACCAACGGCCAATGTAAATTCGCGGCCGCGATCCAGAACGCCAATAAAACCGTCGGCATAACCCAGGGAGATTTGGGCCTTACCATCAAGATGGATTATATCCCCCAGACTGAAAGCATAAAATCCGGCGATATTATAGTAACCTCGGGCCTGGAAAAAGGGATACCGCGCGGGCTGGTTATCGGCCGGATTTCCGAAGTCAAGCAAAAATCCAACGAGCTTTGGCAAACCGCGGTGATTGAGCCGGTTATTAACTTAAATGAGCTGGTGATAGTATCGGTGCTTTTGCCCTAG
- a CDS encoding rod shape-determining protein, translated as MFGKFLGKFSKDIGIDLGTCNTLVYTPDKGICINEPSVVAVNMRTDEILAVGSDAKKMLGKTPAHITAVKPLVDGVISDFEVAEKMLKYFIDKVHQESFVLMPRPKVVIGIPLDITEVEKKAVEDATKSAGARTVYLIEESMAAAVGARLPVTEATATMIVDIGGGTTEIAVISLGGVVNWKTLHVAGNELDNNITQYVREEFGILIGEQLAEEIKIRVGSAAPLKDPIEMSVRGRDLVNGLPRSIEINDTQVREAIGRSIHLIIENIKITLETTPPELVADIYEHGIVLSGGGAMLRGIDKEIAQAIKIPVRVADDPLTCVVRGTGILLANEPLLLKLATPGTAEM; from the coding sequence ATGTTTGGAAAATTTTTGGGAAAATTCAGCAAGGATATCGGAATTGATTTAGGCACCTGCAATACTCTGGTTTACACGCCGGACAAAGGAATCTGCATCAACGAACCTTCGGTAGTCGCCGTTAATATGCGGACGGACGAAATTTTAGCCGTGGGAAGCGATGCCAAAAAGATGCTTGGAAAAACCCCGGCCCATATTACGGCGGTAAAGCCTCTGGTGGACGGCGTAATTTCCGATTTTGAAGTGGCGGAAAAAATGCTTAAATATTTTATCGATAAAGTCCATCAGGAAAGTTTCGTCCTGATGCCGCGGCCAAAGGTAGTCATCGGCATCCCTTTGGATATTACCGAGGTGGAAAAAAAAGCAGTAGAAGACGCGACCAAATCCGCCGGCGCCCGCACGGTTTATCTGATTGAAGAATCTATGGCCGCCGCGGTCGGCGCCCGCTTGCCGGTAACCGAAGCGACCGCGACTATGATCGTCGATATCGGCGGAGGGACAACCGAAATTGCCGTTATATCTTTGGGCGGAGTCGTCAACTGGAAAACCCTGCATGTGGCCGGCAATGAATTGGACAACAATATTACCCAATACGTCCGGGAAGAATTCGGAATTTTAATCGGCGAACAGCTGGCGGAAGAAATTAAAATCCGGGTCGGGTCAGCCGCGCCCCTAAAGGATCCGATCGAAATGAGCGTCCGGGGCCGCGATTTAGTGAATGGCCTGCCGCGCTCGATTGAAATAAACGACACCCAGGTTCGGGAAGCTATCGGCCGGTCAATCCACCTGATAATCGAGAATATTAAAATCACTTTGGAAACCACCCCGCCCGAACTGGTCGCCGATATTTACGAGCACGGAATCGTGTTATCCGGCGGCGGCGCTATGCTTCGCGGGATTGATAAGGAAATCGCCCAGGCGATAAAAATTCCGGTGCGCGTGGCGGACGACCCTTTGACTTGCGTGGTGCGCGGAACCGGAATACTACTCGCCAACGAACCGCTTCTTTTAAAGCTCGCCACCCCGGGAACCGCGGAAATGTAA
- the secF gene encoding protein translocase subunit SecF yields the protein MTNFKIVQHKNIWLTISAIIFVVAAAGLIMWSLKFGIDFTGGSLLEVKFSGERPTVTQVEEKLGAEGLGSLTVQPVGENGVILRFQNPEKEKADAVMKKLEELAGAGSQAAKPNVQIQAENKALGAVQIETSGANTVEQIRYTSVGPSIGKELKQKAIYAIFWVLAAIVVYISIAFRRISKPVASWKYGLSALIAMIHDVIITIGVFAILGHFYGIEINTPFVAAVLTVLGYSIHDTIVVFDRIRENLPRSDEDFEGTVNTSLNQTLVRSLNTSLTVILTLLAVLIFGGASIRTFALALTIGIFIGTYSSIFVASPMLVLWEKWGKS from the coding sequence ATGACCAACTTTAAGATTGTCCAGCATAAAAACATCTGGCTAACCATCTCGGCAATAATTTTTGTAGTTGCGGCGGCCGGATTAATAATGTGGAGCTTAAAATTCGGCATTGATTTTACCGGCGGAAGCCTTTTAGAAGTGAAGTTTTCCGGCGAGCGGCCGACGGTTACCCAGGTTGAAGAAAAGCTCGGCGCTGAAGGCTTAGGCAGTTTAACAGTCCAGCCGGTCGGGGAAAACGGAGTAATTTTAAGGTTCCAAAATCCCGAAAAGGAAAAAGCTGACGCGGTGATGAAAAAACTGGAAGAGCTGGCCGGAGCCGGCAGCCAGGCCGCGAAGCCGAATGTCCAGATCCAGGCCGAAAACAAGGCTTTGGGAGCCGTCCAGATTGAAACCTCGGGCGCGAACACGGTAGAACAAATCCGCTACACTTCAGTCGGCCCGTCTATCGGAAAAGAACTGAAGCAAAAAGCCATTTACGCCATCTTTTGGGTTTTAGCGGCGATTGTAGTTTATATAAGCATAGCCTTCCGCCGGATTTCCAAGCCGGTGGCATCCTGGAAATACGGGCTTTCGGCTTTAATCGCCATGATCCATGACGTAATCATCACCATCGGCGTATTCGCGATTTTAGGCCATTTCTACGGAATAGAAATAAATACGCCGTTCGTTGCCGCCGTCTTAACCGTTTTAGGCTACTCAATCCATGATACGATAGTCGTGTTCGACCGGATCCGCGAGAATTTGCCCCGTTCAGACGAGGATTTTGAAGGAACCGTCAACACCAGCTTAAACCAAACCTTAGTCCGTTCGCTAAATACCTCCTTAACCGTAATCCTTACTTTGCTCGCCGTTTTAATTTTCGGCGGCGCTTCAATCAGAACTTTTGCCCTAGCTTTAACGATCGGAATATTTATCGGAACTTATTCGTCAATTTTTGTCGCTTCGCCGATGCTTGTCCTCTGGGAAAAATGGGGGAAAAGTTAG
- the secD gene encoding protein translocase subunit SecD — MANILESIIRPGERGKVRWVFVLILILALGAGRIAGGNYYNKGTDWLAAKTNNSIRLPKIKEFPFRLGLDLQGGTHLVYQANVDNIASADRANALSGVRDVIERRINVFGVSEPVVQTNRTGAGEYQVVVELAGVKDVNEAIKMIGETPILEFKEEKAGGSALTADQKKQMDDYNKKAEAKAAEALGKVMSGGDFSALAKQYSEDPDTKDKGGDMGWITEKDQPEIAGAVKNLAPGKFTNDLVKTAGGFEILKLEAKRDKKNPFNEQQTEKEVKASHILICFKGATSCTSDLSKEDALKKIKELKAQANPKNFSELAKKNSTEPGASASGGSLGWFSSGQMVKAFEDTAMNQKVGTISDPVETEFGYHIIFKEAERPITEYNIKNILVRTKSEADYTGGQTDWKNTELTGKNLSKAVVQFDPNDNTPQVALEFDDEGGKMFAEITKRNVGKPVAIFLDGYPISVPTVNEEITGGKAQISGKFSITEAKLLAQRLNAGALPVPINLISQETVGASLGQESIRASLDAGLIAFLLVAFFMIIFYRFPGLLAVFALTIYSLIVMAIFKLWPVTLTLAGLAGFIMSIGMAVDANVLIFARLREELRKGKPLDVALEEGFMRAWPSIRDSNFFTIITCVILILFTTSVVKGFAVTLIIGVAVSMFSAIIITKNFLRLIPASWLEKKNWLIGVHK, encoded by the coding sequence ATGGCCAATATTCTCGAATCAATTATTCGGCCCGGCGAACGCGGAAAAGTCCGCTGGGTTTTTGTTTTAATCTTAATCCTCGCTCTCGGCGCCGGGCGAATTGCCGGCGGAAACTACTATAACAAGGGAACCGACTGGCTGGCGGCAAAAACCAATAATAGTATAAGACTGCCCAAAATCAAGGAATTTCCTTTCCGGCTGGGACTGGATTTGCAGGGCGGAACCCATCTTGTCTACCAGGCTAATGTAGATAATATCGCTTCAGCTGACCGCGCCAACGCCCTATCGGGCGTCCGGGACGTAATTGAGCGCCGGATTAACGTATTCGGCGTATCCGAGCCGGTAGTCCAAACCAACCGGACCGGCGCCGGAGAATACCAGGTAGTAGTGGAGCTGGCCGGAGTAAAAGACGTGAATGAAGCGATTAAGATGATTGGCGAAACTCCGATTTTGGAATTTAAAGAAGAAAAAGCCGGCGGTTCGGCCCTTACCGCTGACCAGAAAAAACAGATGGACGACTATAATAAAAAGGCCGAAGCCAAGGCAGCCGAAGCTTTAGGGAAAGTTATGTCCGGCGGCGATTTCTCGGCTTTAGCCAAGCAATATTCCGAAGATCCGGACACCAAGGATAAAGGCGGCGACATGGGCTGGATTACTGAAAAGGACCAGCCGGAAATCGCCGGGGCCGTAAAAAATTTAGCTCCGGGAAAATTTACGAATGATTTAGTCAAGACTGCCGGCGGATTCGAAATATTAAAACTGGAAGCAAAGCGCGACAAGAAAAATCCGTTTAACGAACAGCAAACCGAAAAAGAAGTAAAAGCTTCGCATATCTTGATTTGTTTTAAGGGCGCGACCAGCTGCACCAGCGATTTATCAAAAGAGGACGCCCTAAAAAAGATAAAAGAATTAAAAGCCCAGGCTAACCCCAAAAATTTCTCGGAACTCGCGAAAAAGAATTCAACCGAACCGGGGGCATCGGCTTCAGGCGGATCTTTGGGATGGTTTTCTTCCGGCCAGATGGTCAAAGCTTTCGAAGATACGGCCATGAACCAAAAAGTCGGGACGATTTCCGATCCGGTGGAAACCGAGTTCGGTTATCACATAATATTTAAAGAAGCCGAGCGGCCGATTACCGAATATAATATCAAAAATATTTTAGTCCGGACCAAGTCCGAAGCCGATTACACCGGCGGGCAAACCGACTGGAAAAATACTGAATTAACCGGAAAGAATTTATCCAAAGCCGTAGTCCAATTCGACCCGAACGACAATACGCCGCAGGTGGCTTTGGAGTTTGACGATGAGGGCGGCAAGATGTTCGCGGAAATTACCAAGAGGAATGTAGGCAAGCCGGTAGCGATATTTTTGGACGGCTACCCGATTAGCGTACCGACGGTTAATGAGGAAATTACCGGCGGCAAAGCCCAGATTTCGGGAAAATTTTCTATAACCGAAGCTAAACTCCTGGCCCAGCGCCTAAACGCCGGCGCGCTTCCGGTTCCGATTAATTTAATCTCGCAGGAAACTGTCGGCGCGAGCCTGGGGCAAGAATCAATCAGGGCCAGTTTAGACGCCGGATTAATCGCTTTCTTGCTTGTCGCCTTCTTTATGATTATTTTTTACCGCTTCCCGGGGCTATTGGCAGTTTTTGCTTTGACGATTTATTCGTTAATCGTTATGGCCATTTTCAAGCTCTGGCCGGTAACTTTAACTTTGGCCGGATTAGCCGGATTTATTATGTCGATCGGAATGGCGGTTGACGCTAACGTCTTAATTTTCGCCCGTTTGCGCGAAGAGTTAAGAAAAGGGAAGCCTTTAGACGTCGCTTTGGAAGAAGGATTTATGCGCGCCTGGCCGAGTATCCGCGATTCAAACTTCTTTACTATTATTACCTGCGTTATATTAATACTTTTCACCACCAGCGTAGTCAAGGGCTTTGCCGTAACTTTAATAATCGGCGTGGCGGTTTCGATGTTTTCAGCCATCATCATCACCAAAAATTTCCTAAGGCTGATTCCCGCCTCCTGGCTTGAAAAGAAAAATTGGTTAATCGGAGTTCACAAATAA